The Ooceraea biroi isolate clonal line C1 chromosome 7, Obir_v5.4, whole genome shotgun sequence genomic sequence TAATGTGTACGACATGTGCACCCCTACACAGTGTTAGGGATAATCAGTCCCTTCGTAGACATCAATATGGACGTTACCACACATTCAGCGTACAGAGGTGCTCATTCCTTCTTGATTAAAATTCGTATAAGTTTATACCGCTCTTCCCTCTACTCTACATTCAATTTCATTCTTTGTAACGAGGCATTACTTCcatttagtaataataatactatttaataagatttagtaaattttataacaccattcaaactattttatttttttaacgggAACAATATTTAAGACAAAAACAagctttgaataaaaaatctgagcttactaaatttattcatacataaacgtatttatataaaagcagaCTACAAATGGGCCATTGAATTAAATCGAATCAGTTTAACATTCCTCGGCGTTTGGCCAGAGAATAACGAAACTAAGCAGGAAAAGTTAATGTCGGACATACGTGTGatcgtaatattaaatataatgacCTGGGCCTGCCTTTTTCCAACACTACATTCATTGCTGAAGATTTATGATGACATAATGTCAACAATCGATAATTTGCAATACACCTTACCGCTTCTAATAGCCGTAATAAAACTGTTCATCATTTGGCAAAAAAAATCTGGTAACGCGTATATGATAAATGTGAGATTAAAAAGTTGAAtaattgcagaaaaatattttatttctgttccaTTTCCTACCTAGAATAGAcgcgaaattgaaaaattcaaatctCGTCCACGATATATTCATTTCAGACGTTCTACCTTTATTAAACATGATCAAGGACGATTGGTTGAGACCAAAAACGTCGGAAGAGAGGAACATCATGATAAAACATGCGCGAATCGCACGCATTTTTACGATATTCGGTTTCTTGTTAATGGAAATATCTGCCCTCATCGTTTTATTTCTTCCCGTTTTTGGCATTTCAATGAGATACAGAACGAACAGAACGGACTCAGGCAAATTATTGCCATTGcaatcttattatttatacgatgTAAGTAACAGTCCACTTTACGAGATAACGTATGGTCTACAAATCTTTAGTGCGGTACTAGCCGGCATAATGTATACTGGCACGGATACCTTTATGAGTCTGCTGATCTTCCACGCATGTGGTCAACTTGAGAATCTCAAAACACGTATTCGCAATTTggataaattcaataattttgcagATACTTTGTCAATCAGTGTGAAGGATCACATACGTCTTATCAGGTTCTGTATTTTCCATACACATcgagtataataaatattaagttttGTAAAACTAAATTCTTTTTGCTGTGTTTTTCTCAAAGGTCCGTCATAATTATTGACAATACGTTTAATTTGATGTTACTTGGATTGCTAATTTATTTTGGCATACTTTTTGCTCTGTATGGATTCTTATTTGTTTCTGCAAGTATTTTCTTAGCTTATTTCCTAATCAAATACATTAAATCAAGATTATGTCTCtacattatatctttattatgaatgttaattttatctaCTTATATCCAATTCTTAGATAATAACACAAGGTAGCAATCTTTCTATCCTACGACTGATTTATACTGTGGTGTCCTTTCTCCTTACATTCGGACACATGAGTATATATTGTGTGTTAGGAGAACTTTTAGTTATTCAGGTAAGTACATACTTTTTTTCTCAATAATATCTACTTTATGCTATTTTACGGTTTACTTTatcgaattttaaatataaatacttgtAATACAAATTATGCAATTCACATATGTGATAAACTAACATGCTAAGTAATTACTTTAACATGATTGTTtgtgatgttattttattggaATATTACTCATCAAGTGCGACGGGATTTACGATGCTGTTTGCCAATACGAATGGTACAATTTGAAGCCCAAGCAAGCAAGAAATTTTCTGAATATAATGATGGAAACTAGAAGACCATTGCATCTTACTGCGGGAAAACTCTTGCCTATGACAATAGCTACCTTATGTAATGTAAGTTTGATAATTACgcttatgtaataaaaacagtatttttgtatcatatacgatagaaataaaattcttctcACATACAATATCATTTTACAAACTTTTacacaaaagaaaaaattttttgtgaaatacacacacacacacgcacacacgtgtaTAATAATTGGGGAAAGTAGGAAATACACTCTAtgttattgataaaaaaagtaacttGTACATTAATGTCAGAACTATATACAGGAtgattcacttaaatattaatacatttattatcaccTGAACctgaaattaaaagatattgagATACGGTTTTTATTGAACTAAACTAGACTGCGGAGGATACTAATTCGCCGAATTGTAGTATTTTGTAAAAGTGTTATTTGCAGCGATTCTGGCTCTCTCCTTCATTTGTTAAATGGATCTTATATGTCTTGTTATAGAGCAAAGATAAAGATGTaacgtttattacatttggGGTGCGTTCGGGGAGATGCTATTAGCGCTATGTAgcgctgaaaatctatagtatgCGTGACATGACTATAGAGTTTTAGCGCTGATAGTGAGCTCCCCGAACACAGCCTTGAACAACTTAATGTTGCAGAAACAGTATTACTAAGTTTAGATATTTTGCTACGTGCTTGCCTCTGTGCAAGATTTTAGCGCGATGGACTTTTCGAGTAATGCACGTGGTGAAATGTCTTATCCATGTTATTCATGCGACAATTTGTTCAAACGTTACAAACATTATATCTTTGTATTTATCGTCCAACTTTGATGTACTATATGTTAAATAAGAAGTTTGTAACCTCGTAATCCTTATCGATAGTTTTATCGATAGTGTCTCAAATAGATAAGTCCGCGAACGAAACACTCAAGTCGTTGCTCTTACCTTGCATGCAAGAGACGAAAGTCGTTGCGGACTGTATTTCGCTAACTGTAGAgtagattatatttaaatttaataaaccgtccttttctttttgttatcAGTTCTTGGAAATTCAGTTCTCTTGGTGTTCAACTTTATTATTCTGTTTAGTtaactaataaagtttttgtgtACAAGTTTCATTCTAAAATCTGAAACAAAACAGACTCTTTTTCATACCTTGTTCATAGACATTATCCTGAAAAAGACTTACATGCAACACTGCATAATGGGGTTAGCAAATTAAAGTAGAAGGTAGTACgctgcaaataaaatttctagaaAACTGCCATTTCGCAAATTAATAGTCGCTTTATTCagtttatgtaaataaaaattgcatctcAATATCTTTAACGGTTTAGGAGGTAATAAGtgtattaacatttaattaaatcaccctgtgtatgtgcgtgtattttttctatataattgtatatatcatatttcagTTATTACAAACTTCGGGCGGTTATATATCAGTTCTATTGGCACATCGTAGTTGAACTAGAAATCACCTGGACCAATGTGTCATCgaattattaagtattattaataataacaaaatgtaTCAAAAAATTGCAATGAGAGAAAAACATGCTAGGCAGAGCACACTAGAGACACGACAGCAGGAGAATTTTaagattaaagattatttaaatttgcgcGTTCCTGTTCAGACAGGATGTTATAAAACAtagatattttacattaagaatatactatacacacacacacacacacacttatatataatagtaagaaaagaatatagTTTGTTTCATTACCttatattttatctcaatttgcaataaatgtttagtaatgcatttataaaatttataaacgcatttttttaaatcagatATACCtgaaattatgattttataaaatcagatattaaatgttatattagaaatacatacattatacatttctacatacatatatacagtttTAAACAGTTTTTCTGTATAcaactgtatatataatattatagtccTTAAAACTTTGGACGGTTACATATATGTTCTATTGGCTCATCGTAATTGAACTAGAAATCACGTGGAACACCATTCTCCCAATCATATTATAaagtattgttaataatagtaaaatatattgtagaCTTCTACTTCTCTTAGATTAGACAAAATATTATGATACATTGCATTCAGAATATAACGTGTTTACCTTATTATCTTACGTTTGatgttaatttacaataaatatttgccAAACAAACGCATATTTTATAAGAGAGCAGATATAtctcaaattattttaaaatgtataaacgTGAGCTAAATCCAGGTACCAAAAAGATTTTCatgaacatatataatattattaacagtatatataaaagcatcagcaatatatataacaatatatttacatatttcctTATTTGTTCACTTATATGAATTGAATTattcagaaaataatatagaaatatggcTTTTCCTTCCTTTGACTACCTTTCTTCATTTATACTGTTGAatacttctttctttttgctaCTGTTTAGTAAAGGGTTATAATTTCTTTGATTGACAAGTAATTATAGATGTGTACCTCAGAGTACGGCTATATGGCGACTACACCTGTAGGActtcatgaatttttaatttatttgggCTTGCACACTTCTGGTGAAACACGAAGGGAAAGCAAAAACACAGGGAGAATTTCAAAGTTCGCGTTTTAGTTTTAAAAACTTCCGTGCTCATGTGACTGACAGTTTCAATAAAGTAGCGGATCAATACCAGCGGCACAACAGGATCGGTTTCAGAAAAGTTCAAACTTATATGCATATTgaaaactaaataatttaatttaattttctctcgaaGATTTGATCAACCCaagaaacaaacaaatatacaaaaaaattagACAATCAGATTTATTGAAATCATTGCTTATAAATcctaatatattctttttaacacttctatctttatttatttatatctactagcaattaaaatttaattatcttaataattaagaTGTACGGAACATTTCGTTTctgtaataaattcaattgTGCAACATTAAAAGAGTATCTGGAATGTGTGGTGCGGCCCTATATAGACAAGCTCTACAAAAGTTTTGATGCGGTGTCTTCGCTCTCACGCGAtcagttttttaattgtgGGGTCAATCACACTCAgagaaatgatttattagatttaaataaattcgtatattagaatattatttatttcaatacaatatatttttatttgtgtgaACAAAATTTTTAGATTGAGACTATATGAGAGTTACTTGGTGCaactgaataattttatttacgtatAGCTGTTTCACGTAAATAcatattctttaaatataaataaacgtgatatttaacattgaaaaagGTTTCTTTTGGTCCAATACATAGATACTTAAGTCACAGAAACCGCCAATTTATATAAGACCAGGCGGTAAGTGCGCTTCGATGTTTCGATTTTTGCGCCATTACTTTTTCTTGTTCTTGTCCGATTACAGAGATGCCAGATTCAAACCGCTGCCAATGGTTGCGGCATGGAAAGGATACAGAGAGGCCATGATAGGCCCTTTGTGTCCCTCCCATGCCGCGACCGCTGGCAACAGTTCGAATGTGGCATCTCTTCCGTGTGATTGCCAACATTTGCCGTGTGTTTTTACCAACATTTTGGTAAAAATGGATGAGATGGAGAAATTTTTACGAAGTTCGGATTTGGAGAGCTACACGGAAATCTTTAAACGTAAGTACATTGCAAATTCcaattttttgcataaaacatACATGTGAGATGCGACGAATGATCTGCGCactattatcatttatttttcgttaCACCAATATTGCGTTCCGTAATGCACATGCATGCATTATCTATAAACTATAGATAAATGAACGTATATGCGTGTTACAGAACATAGCACTATAATAATCTTTACATACATAACCTATCTATCAAATgatccttttttaaaaaacattatgaTTGATCGGGATTAGATAAATATATGGAcattcgaaaaatatattgattagaaataataatatgtataattatctgTAATGCATATAATGTGTCGATTATATGATGAATACAAAGCATTTCGTCATCTCCTGTCTTTGTCCTCatccaaataaataatttatttctatcataTTAGGCCATGTTTGGCTGAAATAAATTCTGATTAGAATGAAGTAAAAGTTCTTCGTTGttcataaaactttatttgaaTGAAAtcgatcattattttttagaatattttcctCGTTTCAGTTATAATTGTGTGATCCAATGTGTTAACGTTAATTGCAGAAAACAAAATCGGAATTAATCAGATTACAGAGACCACGGCGGATTATATTCTCCCTTTATTAATAGCACCAATTGGTGATCAGCTGCGATACAAGAAGGCTGTTGAAGCTTACAAAGCTAATGTAAGTTTATAACGTTTTTCTTAAACAAATTGTCGTCATTTTTCATCTGATAATATTGAAAACGGTTATGTATTTTTACGATAAGTTTGTAATTAATccttttaatgtaattaaccCTTTTGTAATTAATCTTAACAGTCGTACGTAGGTAGACtacgtacataattttttcgtCATTCGACTTTTTGAAGACTGCGATTATCTTTCGCTTATAATCTTTGTATATTAATCACGcgatattttcatttgataCAGATTTCAGTGTTGACTGAATCGGAATTGGACAATTCATCCGTCTGTATCTTGATACATCAGGAGGATGAAAGCTTCGAACATTTTGATAATCAGGACAAAACTACAGAACATCGATAAGCAAGGCGACATAAAATCATGTAGTTTTACAGTTGTTCAAGTCCagataaacaaattttaagtaacatttttatttccattttgcaTAAAACCAGAAAGTAATAGgcatatacaaaaataaaatatatttttattcaaagaagaaaatattgttgctgtaaatacatattttatttactactaataaattcatttaGTTGACAgccaaataaataaataagtttgaaattaataaaatggtaTTAGGcccatatataaataagagaaTTTATTCGTctgaacaaaattttatttgttccaaataaatcatttctctGAGTGTACTCATTTCAGACTTTCTACCTTTATTAAACATGATCAAGGACGATTGGCTGAGACCAAAAACGTCAGAAGAGAAAAACGTCATGATAAAACAGGCGCGAATCGCACGTATTCTAACGTTATTCGGTTGCTTCGTAATGCAAACATGTGCTATCATGTATATCTTGTTGCTTCCCGTTTTTGGCATTTCCATGAGATACATGACGAACAGAACAGATCCAGGCAAATTATTACCATTGCAATCGTATTATCTATACGATGTAAATAACAGTCCACTTTACAAAATAACGTTTGGTCTACAAAGCTTTAGTGTGGTACTAGCCGGCATAATGTACACCAGCACGGATACTTTTATGAGTCTGCTGATCTTCCACGTATGTGGTCAACTTGAGAATCTCAAAGCACATATTCGCAATTTGGGTAAATTCAGTAATTTTGCAGATACTTTGTCAATCAGTATGAAGGATCACGTACGTCTTCTCAGGTTCTGTATTTTCCATACACACTGAGTATAATAAATGTTcagttttgtaaaaataaatggaaagttgtgtttatactattatataacaaaattataataaagagaCTTGCAATACtctttaatcattataaatatatatcagaaatatatatctatattttctggaaaacacaattttttatctaaTGTTAATCTAATGTTAATTGAATCAtgacatttttaaaacttatgcaataaagttttaaaaatatcatgatTCAATTAACATTAGATTACAAAAAATTGTGTCCTTCCTTCATTTTCATAGAAGTGcatgttatattaaatttatatgcgAAGAAATAGTGATaaggtatataaataaaagaaaataatatattttgtgatttccttttttctcgtaGGTTCATTATGATTGACGATACATTTAATTTGATGTTACTCGGATTGCTAATATACTTCggcatactttttattttctatgggTTTCTATTTGTTTCTGCaagtatctttttttcttatttcctactcaaatatattaaatcaagattatgtttttttattatatatttattatgactGTTACTTTTATCTACTTATTTCCCATTCTTAGATAGTAACACAAGGTAGCAACCTTTCTATAGCACGACTAATTTACACTGTGATGGCCTTTATCCTTTTATTCGGATATATGAGTCTATATTGTG encodes the following:
- the LOC105276660 gene encoding uncharacterized protein LOC105276660 isoform X3; amino-acid sequence: MCTTCAPLHSVRDNQSLRRHQYGRYHTFSVQRRSTFIKHDQGRLVETKNVGREEHHDKTCANRTHFYDIRFLVNGNICPHRFISSRFWHFNEIQNEQNGLRQIIAIAILLFIRYTLSISVKDHIRLIRSVIIIDNTFNLMLLGLLIYFGILFALYGFLFVSIITQGSNLSILRLIYTVVSFLLTFGHMSIYCVLGELLVIQCDGIYDAVCQYEWYNLKPKQARNFLNIMMETRRPLHLTAGKLLPMTIATLCNLLQTSGGYISVLLAHRS
- the LOC105276660 gene encoding odorant receptor 10a-like isoform X2 is translated as MDVTTHSAYRDVLPLLNMIKDDWLRPKTSEERNIMIKHARIARIFTIFGFLLMEISALIVLFLPVFGISMRYRTNRTDSGKLLPLQSYYLYDVSNSPLYEITYGLQIFSAVLAGIMYTGTDTFMSLLIFHACGQLENLKTRIRNLDKFNNFADTLSISVKDHIRLIRSVIIIDNTFNLMLLGLLIYFGILFALYGFLFVSIITQGSNLSILRLIYTVVSFLLTFGHMSIYCVLGELLVIQCDGIYDAVCQYEWYNLKPKQARNFLNIMMETRRPLHLTAGKLLPMTIATLCNLLQTSGGYISVLLAHRS
- the LOC105276660 gene encoding odorant receptor 10a-like isoform X1, with protein sequence MDVTTHSAYRDYKWAIELNRISLTFLGVWPENNETKQEKLMSDIRVIVILNIMTWACLFPTLHSLLKIYDDIMSTIDNLQYTLPLLIAVIKLFIIWQKKSDVLPLLNMIKDDWLRPKTSEERNIMIKHARIARIFTIFGFLLMEISALIVLFLPVFGISMRYRTNRTDSGKLLPLQSYYLYDVSNSPLYEITYGLQIFSAVLAGIMYTGTDTFMSLLIFHACGQLENLKTRIRNLDKFNNFADTLSISVKDHIRLIRSVIIIDNTFNLMLLGLLIYFGILFALYGFLFVSIITQGSNLSILRLIYTVVSFLLTFGHMSIYCVLGELLVIQCDGIYDAVCQYEWYNLKPKQARNFLNIMMETRRPLHLTAGKLLPMTIATLCNLLQTSGGYISVLLAHRS
- the LOC109610806 gene encoding uncharacterized protein LOC109610806; the protein is MDEMEKFLRSSDLESYTEIFKRSNVLTLIAENKIGINQITETTADYILPLLIAPIGDQLRYKKAVEAYKANISVLTESELDNSSVCILIHQEDESFEHFDNQDKTTEHR
- the LOC105276671 gene encoding putative odorant receptor 83c, which gives rise to MIKDDWLRPKTSEEKNVMIKQARIARILTLFGCFVMQTCAIMYILLLPVFGISMRYMTNRTDPGKLLPLQSYYLYDVNNSPLYKITFGLQSFSVVLAGIMYTSTDTFMSLLIFHVCGQLENLKAHIRNLGKFSNFADTLSISMKDHIVTQGSNLSIARLIYTVMAFILLFGYMSLYCVLGEILVIQCDGIYDAVCEYKWYNLEPKQAKNFLNIMMETRRPLHLTAGKLFPMTIATLCNVLQTSGGYISVLLAYRS